A genomic segment from Thermoplasmataceae archaeon encodes:
- a CDS encoding thioesterase family protein produces the protein MSEYKSVLKIQVRYGDMDTLGHANNAVYFTYFELGRIDLLRKNGLLREIESINFVLARVEADYLKPITLFSMPVLETYISRTGNTSVTFDHVILELGTEEVYCRGKTIAVFMKDGQKTPVPVEIRRIASDHAGAML, from the coding sequence ATGTCTGAATATAAGTCCGTGCTAAAAATCCAGGTCCGTTATGGCGACATGGACACCCTTGGCCACGCTAACAATGCAGTCTATTTCACTTATTTCGAACTGGGGAGGATCGATCTTCTCAGGAAGAACGGACTGTTGCGTGAAATTGAGAGTATAAACTTCGTACTTGCTAGGGTCGAGGCTGACTATCTCAAACCAATAACGCTGTTCTCGATGCCCGTCCTAGAAACTTATATATCCAGAACAGGGAATACAAGCGTAACGTTCGATCATGTAATACTCGAACTCGGTACAGAAGAGGTCTACTGCAGGGGTAAGACCATCGCAGTGTTCATGAAAGACGGCCAGAAAACTCCTGTTCCCGTGGAAATCAGGAGAATTGCGTCAGATCATGCCGGAGCCATGCTGTAA
- the cyoE gene encoding heme o synthase: MEIEERRFEMNVRDFMKITKAEITVLIDIVAVTGFLVAPSSASRIILLVPLLISGTLASMSASVFNNVYDVDIDSRMKRTLSRNRIIHIGNRRSYLIMGIVMVLVSLPVAYFAINPLTSLFILGGFLSYVFLYTIFLKRRTTWNIVIGGIAGSFPALAGWAAVTGSVSFTSLFIAFLVFLWTPTHFWSLAAGNTEDYSRAEVPMLPAVVGIKRGSQWIFINTLILVLYSILPIFVHQIQVGMYYLPIAVLMDGIMLYFVVSSMLGDHKLEGFKKAFHASNYYLLFILVSIWIAFI, encoded by the coding sequence TTGGAGATAGAGGAACGCCGGTTTGAAATGAACGTACGCGACTTCATGAAAATTACAAAGGCTGAAATCACGGTACTCATAGACATAGTAGCTGTAACAGGCTTTCTGGTTGCTCCATCATCAGCATCTCGTATAATTCTACTTGTGCCCCTACTTATATCCGGAACCCTTGCATCTATGTCTGCATCGGTTTTCAACAATGTTTACGATGTTGACATTGACAGCCGAATGAAAAGAACCCTCTCAAGAAACAGGATAATCCACATTGGAAACAGGAGATCCTACCTGATAATGGGAATAGTAATGGTGCTTGTCTCTCTGCCTGTGGCATATTTTGCGATCAATCCACTCACATCTCTTTTTATCCTCGGGGGTTTCCTCAGCTATGTATTTCTGTACACAATCTTCCTCAAGCGCAGGACGACATGGAACATTGTGATAGGAGGCATAGCTGGTAGTTTTCCAGCGCTCGCTGGATGGGCTGCCGTTACTGGATCTGTATCATTCACATCCCTCTTTATAGCGTTTCTAGTGTTCCTTTGGACTCCAACTCATTTCTGGAGCCTTGCTGCCGGGAATACTGAAGATTACAGCCGGGCTGAAGTACCGATGCTGCCCGCTGTGGTTGGGATAAAGAGAGGCAGCCAGTGGATCTTCATCAATACGCTCATACTGGTGCTTTATTCCATCCTCCCGATATTTGTGCACCAGATCCAGGTAGGAATGTATTATCTCCCTATTGCTGTCCTGATGGATGGCATAATGCTTTACTTTGTTGTATCTTCCATGTTGGGTGATCACAAGCTTGAAGGATTCAAAAAGGCATTTCACGCTTCAAATTACTATCTACTGTTTATCCTTGTTTCCATCTGGATTGCCTTCATATGA
- a CDS encoding cbb3-type cytochrome c oxidase subunit I — MALYVTLLEYSLGLSVAGLVMFFIYYLYNSRRDALVDDAESHDYADPDSYARDQLISRQRFADWSIFMYNDSKSIGLRFIFTSLLFFFIAGAFGILLRVSLSVPTPSVLTPDLYDIVLTQHATLMIYMWALGITVGLSYYLLPSAIRIKRDTMGNYSSFAYWVWLLGGIFIILSRTSTRWYFYPPLALQATLNGAGADNWLAIIGLELIFVALIIICIVVIRMILLDRGNSVRLDNMSIFAWSVLFTMILAILSLGPVVVALGMLFYDFFNPIFFVASSGNVLLFTILFWFWGHPIVYIPVIPFFGVIYELLPTFTGAKIYSRSSAILGLGLLLILSMLVWGHHLMNSGLGVMWDLIFSTASFLIVIPSAITVFNYIATLWTATRIRMTTPMLFIINGIIDFIIGGITGVMQSNVGVNEIVHGTYWVTGHFHFIFLGITTGIAFAAFYVLFPTFTRGRKYNERLARWHFGLTAIGSMIMSLAWTTGGFLGMPRAVDGYFAFFQPFQDTAILGGLIIGVGQLIFLYNIASSWLKSPTTDTSNVLEPNFPETSPGAVAGGGK; from the coding sequence ATGGCACTTTACGTTACGCTGCTTGAGTATTCTCTTGGGCTGTCTGTTGCTGGCCTTGTCATGTTTTTCATATACTATTTATATAATTCAAGAAGAGACGCGCTGGTTGACGACGCAGAGAGCCATGATTATGCAGATCCGGATTCTTACGCAAGGGACCAACTAATATCGAGGCAGCGCTTCGCAGACTGGTCAATTTTCATGTACAACGATTCCAAGAGTATAGGACTGAGATTTATATTCACCAGCCTTCTTTTTTTCTTCATAGCCGGGGCATTTGGAATCCTGCTTAGGGTAAGCCTATCCGTGCCGACACCCTCTGTATTGACTCCCGATTTGTATGATATTGTGCTTACCCAGCATGCTACACTTATGATATATATGTGGGCTCTGGGCATAACTGTCGGACTTTCATATTACCTCCTTCCATCAGCAATTAGGATAAAGAGAGACACTATGGGGAATTATTCCTCCTTCGCATACTGGGTCTGGCTCCTAGGCGGAATATTCATAATTCTCTCCAGAACATCCACAAGATGGTATTTCTATCCTCCTCTTGCACTTCAAGCTACGCTTAATGGTGCCGGAGCTGATAACTGGTTAGCGATAATTGGCCTTGAACTCATATTCGTTGCACTGATTATCATCTGCATAGTGGTGATTAGGATGATCCTTCTTGATCGCGGTAATTCGGTCAGGCTGGACAATATGTCAATCTTTGCGTGGTCGGTTCTATTCACCATGATCCTTGCCATACTTTCTCTCGGTCCTGTAGTGGTAGCATTGGGCATGTTGTTTTATGACTTTTTCAATCCAATCTTTTTTGTCGCTTCCTCAGGTAACGTTCTTTTGTTTACAATCCTGTTTTGGTTCTGGGGCCACCCCATCGTCTATATCCCGGTTATTCCCTTCTTCGGTGTAATATATGAATTGTTGCCAACCTTTACTGGTGCGAAAATATACAGCCGTTCATCTGCTATACTAGGACTTGGACTACTGCTCATACTTAGCATGTTGGTCTGGGGGCATCATCTAATGAATTCTGGGCTTGGTGTCATGTGGGACCTCATTTTCAGCACCGCATCATTCCTTATTGTAATACCGTCGGCCATCACGGTATTTAACTATATTGCTACATTGTGGACGGCTACCAGGATAAGGATGACAACGCCCATGCTCTTCATAATAAACGGTATCATTGATTTCATCATTGGCGGCATTACGGGTGTCATGCAAAGTAACGTGGGGGTCAATGAAATAGTTCACGGGACATACTGGGTTACCGGTCACTTCCACTTCATATTTCTTGGTATAACCACGGGAATTGCTTTTGCAGCATTCTATGTTCTTTTCCCAACTTTCACCCGTGGAAGGAAGTATAACGAAAGGCTAGCAAGGTGGCATTTCGGACTGACAGCGATTGGATCCATGATAATGTCACTTGCCTGGACCACTGGAGGGTTTCTTGGTATGCCGAGGGCGGTCGACGGATATTTCGCATTTTTCCAGCCTTTCCAGGATACTGCAATTCTCGGAGGACTGATAATTGGTGTAGGTCAGCTGATATTCCTCTATAATATTGCTTCGAGCTGGCTGAAGTCACCCACTACGGATACATCAAATGTGCTCGAGCCAAACTTCCCTGAAACTTCCCCAGGTGCTGTGGCTGGAGGAGGTAAGTAA
- the fbp gene encoding fructose-1,6-bisphosphate aldolase/phosphatase yields MKTTISHIKADIGSLPGHSSVFAPVVEAVDGYVRDHSKGILSDYRISHVGDDIQITMIHGLGIDNSQVHGLAWEAFKAGTAVAKKFGLYGAGQDLLKDAFSGNIKGMGPGIAEMEISPRKSEPFIVYMMDKTEPGAFNYPIFKMFSDPFNTPGLVIDPNMHEGFIFEIWDIMKAKRIFLPSPERTYDILAMIGSKSKYVIKRVYTKPSHEKLPDENVAVISTDKLSFIAGEYVGKDDPAGIVRLQSGLPAAGESLEAFSYPFLVSGWMRGSFNGPLMPVGMKDAKMTRFDGPPRVVALGFVLKDGLLSGPVDMFDDPAFDGARKTAVNIVDYMRRMGPFEPHRLPDEDMEYTTLPKVLESMSGSFEDIDQPKKKEKLKVATRDMD; encoded by the coding sequence ATGAAAACTACTATTTCCCATATTAAAGCAGATATAGGAAGTTTGCCCGGCCATTCGAGCGTTTTTGCTCCAGTAGTTGAGGCAGTTGACGGTTATGTAAGGGATCACAGTAAGGGAATTCTATCAGATTACAGGATATCCCACGTTGGAGATGATATACAGATAACCATGATTCATGGTCTCGGAATTGATAATTCACAAGTCCACGGACTTGCCTGGGAAGCATTTAAAGCTGGTACTGCGGTGGCGAAGAAGTTCGGTTTGTACGGTGCGGGGCAGGATCTCTTAAAAGATGCTTTCTCCGGAAACATTAAAGGGATGGGACCGGGAATTGCGGAAATGGAGATATCCCCAAGGAAATCCGAACCTTTTATTGTTTATATGATGGATAAGACAGAACCTGGAGCTTTCAATTACCCTATTTTCAAAATGTTTTCGGATCCGTTTAACACACCGGGCTTGGTGATTGACCCTAACATGCATGAAGGCTTTATTTTTGAAATATGGGACATAATGAAAGCAAAGAGGATCTTTCTTCCTAGTCCGGAAAGGACGTACGACATTCTGGCGATGATAGGATCCAAGAGCAAATACGTGATTAAGAGGGTGTATACCAAACCATCTCATGAGAAACTCCCTGACGAGAACGTTGCGGTAATTTCCACGGACAAGTTGTCTTTCATTGCCGGCGAATATGTTGGAAAGGATGATCCCGCTGGAATAGTAAGGTTGCAATCGGGACTCCCTGCTGCCGGTGAATCTCTTGAGGCCTTTTCGTATCCGTTTCTCGTGTCAGGCTGGATGAGAGGATCGTTTAACGGGCCACTTATGCCTGTCGGGATGAAGGACGCCAAGATGACAAGATTTGACGGCCCTCCAAGAGTCGTTGCCCTCGGGTTTGTTCTGAAGGACGGCCTTCTTTCAGGTCCTGTGGATATGTTTGATGATCCAGCTTTCGATGGAGCAAGAAAAACAGCCGTAAATATTGTTGACTACATGAGGAGAATGGGGCCCTTCGAACCTCACAGACTGCCGGATGAGGATATGGAATACACCACACTTCCAAAGGTGCTTGAAAGTATGAGCGGAAGCTTCGAAGACATAGATCAACCCAAGAAAAAGGAAAAACTCAAGGTTGCAACGAGAGATATGGATTAA
- a CDS encoding site-2 protease family protein, whose product MISGLEIAVILIFAWIVILISLRERILKTKHFSLLGPALMIKTTKNRGVLDGISKRFPAIVFGKLSVILSLLTLIFAMFLIVYETILVSSVRITTAPPLSYYIALPGINPAIPVVYGGIALFVSVVVHEIMHGVVARKQKMKVNSVGALFFVAPLGAFVEPDEQEMSNADPVVRRRIVAAGPGVNIVIALITIFLLLFVMMPSVHPVSSGMYVEQVSPMPLVNNTNILPGSLITSFGNYSGDSVNSLSTASTLRPGTTYNATYVYEGKTVDTKLVAGVNIVSTIQGFPANNFSSELSGSVIISVNNGIVTNENELTGILDNITPGSTLSLTVLYHNETTQSNQQKTFSITTVSKYSYYQQFDPSANNVAYRTQSFIGVESSYLGLEGVPVNSVISEVFGGTMLTGGFEGVIYAIALPFLGLSPVPAYLQSLTVTPFMPAVFWGVVNLLYWFFWINFLLGLSNILPISVFDGSQFLRDTLYIWGRRKRLSFLKNEKTVRMIINTIGLIIVMILIYEIVLPYIA is encoded by the coding sequence ATGATTTCGGGGCTGGAAATAGCTGTAATTCTCATATTTGCATGGATTGTCATTTTAATTTCCCTCCGGGAAAGAATATTGAAAACAAAACACTTTTCATTGCTCGGTCCTGCCCTGATGATAAAGACTACGAAAAACCGAGGTGTCCTTGATGGGATTTCCAAGCGTTTTCCAGCCATAGTTTTCGGAAAGCTTTCAGTGATTCTTTCCCTTCTGACTCTCATATTCGCAATGTTCCTGATAGTCTATGAGACGATCTTGGTGTCGTCTGTGAGGATCACTACCGCCCCACCGCTGAGCTATTATATAGCACTTCCCGGGATAAACCCGGCAATTCCTGTAGTCTATGGAGGGATTGCTCTCTTTGTGTCCGTCGTAGTTCATGAAATCATGCACGGCGTTGTTGCGAGAAAGCAGAAGATGAAGGTGAATTCCGTCGGTGCATTGTTCTTTGTTGCTCCCCTGGGAGCATTTGTGGAACCGGATGAGCAGGAAATGAGCAATGCCGATCCGGTTGTGAGGAGACGCATCGTTGCCGCTGGACCTGGTGTAAACATTGTAATAGCTTTAATCACCATATTCCTTCTGCTTTTTGTCATGATGCCAAGCGTACATCCCGTAAGCAGTGGCATGTATGTCGAGCAGGTTTCCCCTATGCCATTGGTGAACAACACAAACATATTACCAGGGAGCCTCATCACCTCTTTTGGGAATTATTCAGGTGATTCTGTTAACAGCCTTTCCACCGCTTCCACGCTTAGACCCGGGACCACGTATAACGCTACCTATGTCTATGAGGGTAAGACTGTGGACACAAAACTAGTAGCCGGCGTCAATATAGTCAGTACGATTCAGGGATTTCCGGCCAACAATTTCAGCAGCGAGCTTTCTGGATCTGTGATCATATCAGTGAACAACGGAATTGTGACAAATGAGAACGAACTGACCGGAATACTCGATAACATCACACCCGGAAGTACGCTTTCACTGACCGTGCTTTATCACAATGAAACTACTCAAAGCAATCAGCAGAAGACATTCAGCATTACCACCGTATCCAAGTATTCGTATTATCAGCAGTTTGATCCTTCTGCTAACAATGTCGCTTACAGGACCCAGAGTTTTATTGGCGTAGAATCTAGCTACCTCGGGCTTGAAGGAGTTCCAGTTAACTCAGTCATATCAGAAGTTTTTGGCGGAACAATGCTGACCGGAGGATTCGAAGGGGTCATTTATGCAATAGCTCTTCCATTCCTTGGGCTATCACCTGTTCCCGCGTACCTGCAGTCCCTTACGGTTACGCCGTTTATGCCTGCCGTGTTCTGGGGCGTAGTGAACTTACTTTACTGGTTCTTTTGGATCAACTTTCTTCTGGGACTATCCAATATTCTTCCGATATCAGTCTTTGATGGCAGCCAGTTTCTCAGAGATACCTTATATATCTGGGGAAGGCGAAAAAGGCTTAGCTTTTTGAAAAACGAGAAAACCGTAAGGATGATAATAAACACTATTGGCCTGATTATCGTAATGATACTGATCTATGAGATCGTTTTGCCCTATATAGCATGA
- a CDS encoding 50S ribosomal protein L40e gives MAFPEAVERRLNKKICMRCNARNSPRAERCRKCGYTGLRMKAKERRGGQ, from the coding sequence ATGGCGTTTCCTGAAGCTGTTGAAAGAAGACTCAACAAAAAGATTTGCATGAGATGCAATGCCAGAAATTCTCCCAGAGCAGAGAGATGCAGAAAGTGCGGGTATACCGGGCTTAGAATGAAAGCGAAGGAGAGGAGAGGTGGACAGTAA